A region of Streptomyces sp. NBC_01264 DNA encodes the following proteins:
- a CDS encoding MmcQ/YjbR family DNA-binding protein, whose amino-acid sequence MATTADDVREIALSLPGSSEKLAWGMPTFRVGAANGKDRKGGSGGKIFAALADDDTSIGVKCPREDREELIAAEPEKFFIRPGHDDNYAWLRVRLAAVEDTAELRSILTDAWRQAAPKRLAAAHPELDGPGPRRPLTAG is encoded by the coding sequence ATGGCCACGACGGCGGACGACGTCCGGGAGATCGCGCTCTCGCTCCCGGGCAGCAGCGAGAAGCTCGCCTGGGGCATGCCCACTTTCAGAGTGGGCGCAGCGAACGGGAAGGACCGCAAGGGCGGAAGCGGCGGGAAGATCTTCGCCGCGCTCGCCGACGACGACACCTCGATCGGGGTGAAGTGTCCCCGGGAGGACCGCGAGGAGCTGATCGCCGCGGAGCCGGAGAAGTTCTTCATACGGCCCGGCCACGACGACAACTACGCGTGGCTCCGGGTCCGGCTCGCGGCGGTGGAGGACACCGCCGAGCTGCGCTCGATCCTGACCGACGCCTGGCGCCAGGCGGCCCCCAAGCGGCTGGCGGCCGCCCATCCGGAACTGGACGGCCCGGGGCCGAGGAGGCCGCTCACCGCGGGGTGA
- a CDS encoding roadblock/LC7 domain-containing protein, whose amino-acid sequence MGGEAATTISTATTISTTTTRLSDLDWLLSGLVQRVPYTRSAVLLTADGLVTCLHGLDADSADHLAALASGLYALGRSAGSRFAEGAEVRQVVVELDTALVFVSAAGSGTCLAVLADREADAGVLGYEMAMLVKSVRPYLAAPPRRPAAGAER is encoded by the coding sequence ATGGGCGGCGAAGCGGCGACCACGATCAGCACGGCGACCACGATCAGTACGACGACCACGCGGCTCTCGGACCTCGACTGGCTGCTCAGCGGCCTGGTCCAGCGGGTTCCGTACACGCGCAGCGCGGTCCTGCTGACCGCCGACGGGCTCGTCACCTGCCTGCACGGGCTCGACGCCGACAGCGCCGACCACCTCGCGGCCCTCGCCTCCGGGCTGTACGCCCTGGGGCGCAGCGCCGGGTCCCGGTTCGCGGAGGGCGCCGAGGTCCGGCAGGTGGTGGTCGAGCTCGACACCGCCCTCGTCTTCGTCTCGGCGGCCGGATCGGGCACCTGCCTGGCCGTACTGGCCGACCGGGAGGCCGACGCCGGCGTGCTCGGCTACGAGATGGCCATGCTGGTCAAGAGCGTCCGTCCGTACCTCGCGGCCCCGCCGAGGCGGCCCGCCGCTGGCGCGGAGCGATGA
- a CDS encoding transketolase family protein, which yields MDTMRERFISVTSRTLDEDPRLAVVLAEITMDGFRPAQERHPDRVINVGIREQLLIGVGGGLALTGLRPVVHTFASFLVERPFEQVKLDFGHQGTGGVLVSASASYDWPAGGFTHMAPGDVALLDTLDGWTVHVPGHPDEAEALLRHAYAAGDEKVYVRLSAQSNTAARPVTGLHFQTVREGRAGVVVAVGPLLDNVLAATEGMDVTVLYAPTVRPFDDAALRAAVGHGPADVVLVEPYLAGTSTAAANRALEAVPHRVLDLGVGRAELRRYGTIEEHTAAHGLDPAALRARIAAFTPR from the coding sequence ATGGACACCATGCGCGAACGGTTCATCTCGGTCACGTCGCGGACGCTCGACGAGGATCCGCGGCTGGCCGTGGTCCTTGCCGAGATCACCATGGACGGCTTCCGGCCCGCCCAGGAGCGCCATCCGGACCGGGTGATCAACGTGGGAATCCGCGAGCAGCTGCTGATCGGCGTGGGCGGCGGCCTGGCCCTCACGGGGCTGCGCCCCGTGGTGCACACCTTCGCCAGCTTCCTCGTGGAGCGGCCCTTCGAGCAGGTCAAGCTCGACTTCGGGCACCAGGGCACGGGCGGGGTGCTCGTCAGCGCGAGCGCGAGCTACGACTGGCCGGCCGGCGGGTTCACGCACATGGCGCCGGGCGACGTGGCCCTGCTGGACACCCTGGACGGCTGGACCGTGCACGTCCCGGGCCACCCGGACGAGGCCGAGGCGCTGCTGCGCCACGCCTACGCCGCCGGGGACGAAAAGGTCTACGTCCGGCTCTCCGCGCAGTCGAACACGGCGGCCCGTCCCGTCACCGGCCTGCACTTCCAGACCGTACGGGAGGGCCGTGCGGGCGTGGTCGTCGCCGTCGGGCCCCTGCTCGACAACGTCCTCGCCGCCACCGAGGGCATGGACGTGACCGTGCTGTACGCGCCGACCGTACGGCCCTTCGACGACGCGGCACTGCGCGCCGCCGTCGGGCACGGCCCGGCTGACGTGGTGCTGGTCGAGCCCTACCTCGCGGGGACCTCCACGGCTGCCGCGAACCGGGCGCTCGAAGCGGTCCCGCACCGGGTGCTCGACCTCGGGGTCGGCCGCGCCGAGCTGCGCCGCTACGGCACCATCGAGGAGCACACGGCGGCCCACGGACTCGACCCCGCCGCGCTGCGTGCGCGGATCGCCGCCTTCACCCCGCGGTGA
- a CDS encoding GAF domain-containing protein: MTYYESTGHLLLTPVDREAPARVLRLRELGLGERTDGELDAFARRVADELAAPYAGVNFISEERQFFAGLHHAADAPASGYPARALPRDHGYCPHVVVRRRALVLEDVRDFARFAGNAVVDESGVRSYAGAPLTDRRGIVLGTVCVVDVVPRRWGLAGLATVKALAAELVELLHGREDRAAALGAARG; this comes from the coding sequence ATGACGTACTACGAATCGACCGGACACCTGCTGCTCACACCGGTGGACCGGGAGGCGCCCGCGCGCGTGCTGCGGCTGCGCGAACTGGGGCTGGGGGAACGGACGGACGGTGAGCTGGACGCGTTCGCGCGGCGGGTCGCCGACGAGCTCGCGGCGCCGTACGCCGGCGTCAACTTCATCAGCGAGGAACGGCAGTTCTTCGCCGGCCTGCACCACGCGGCCGACGCCCCGGCAAGCGGCTATCCGGCGCGCGCGCTCCCCCGGGACCACGGGTACTGCCCGCACGTGGTCGTACGGCGGCGCGCGCTGGTGCTGGAGGACGTACGGGACTTCGCGCGCTTCGCGGGCAATGCCGTCGTGGACGAGAGCGGGGTGCGGTCCTACGCGGGCGCGCCGCTCACCGACCGGCGCGGGATCGTCCTGGGGACGGTGTGCGTGGTGGACGTGGTGCCGAGGCGGTGGGGGCTGGCGGGGCTCGCGACGGTGAAGGCACTGGCGGCGGAGCTGGTGGAGCTGCTGCACGGACGGGAGGACCGGGCGGCGGCCCTTGGGGCGGCCCGGGGGTGA
- a CDS encoding sensor histidine kinase gives MSGLRAARHSPSRHAVTGPGRQIRPQLIRAALLPTLAAGLSGAAAVLFALQLGGGAGARDPRLWPVLSGCALLFAGALAAALLGAQRAAKTVRDRCEALRRSSVRGRQELHTTADRLERGELPARPVRGGPAGPSFGPETAGIDEFWLLAQELRGAREQAHATLVRLGGPVTPSDSDRKVEVFVNLARRLQSLVHREISLLDDLEDTVEDPDLLKELFHVDHLATRIRRHAENLAVLGGAASRRQWTRPVDLSEVLRSSVAEVEQYTRVKVVPPAGGSVRGHAVADVVHLLAELVENATVFSAPDTDVVVRAERVTAGIAVEVEDRGLGMPPEEAHRMNALLGDPDQISVRHLLADGRIGLFVVSALARRHGIAVELKSNIYGGVLAVLVLPQELMGAEAPSAADALGGSRATSWGTGEGAGAPRLEPVRVPLPGQPEPSAGAEPVGAEPMGAEPVVTASGVTIAASPAAAPVRAAAAPGAPPLPAVPAARDGGERPPLPRRRAQEHLAPQLREAPVPRPGGGAGTERPVHDPGLMAAFQRGFGLAQSEHQT, from the coding sequence CCGCCACTCCCCGTCGAGACACGCCGTCACCGGTCCCGGCCGGCAGATACGGCCCCAGCTGATCCGCGCCGCCCTGCTGCCCACGCTCGCCGCCGGGCTCAGCGGCGCCGCCGCGGTGCTCTTCGCGCTCCAGCTCGGCGGCGGCGCGGGCGCCCGCGACCCCCGGCTGTGGCCGGTGCTCAGCGGCTGCGCCCTGCTCTTCGCCGGCGCGCTCGCGGCCGCCCTGCTCGGGGCCCAGCGCGCGGCTAAGACCGTCCGCGACCGCTGCGAGGCGCTGCGCCGCTCCAGCGTCCGGGGCCGGCAGGAGCTGCACACCACCGCCGACCGCCTGGAGCGCGGCGAACTGCCCGCGCGCCCGGTGCGCGGCGGGCCGGCCGGGCCGTCCTTCGGCCCCGAGACGGCGGGCATCGACGAGTTCTGGCTGCTCGCCCAGGAACTGCGCGGCGCCCGCGAACAGGCCCACGCGACCCTGGTCCGCCTCGGCGGCCCCGTCACGCCCTCGGACAGCGACCGCAAGGTCGAGGTCTTCGTCAACCTCGCACGCCGCCTCCAGTCCCTCGTCCACCGCGAGATCTCGCTGCTGGACGACCTGGAGGACACGGTCGAGGACCCGGACCTGCTCAAGGAGCTCTTCCACGTCGACCACCTCGCCACCCGGATCCGGCGCCACGCGGAGAACCTCGCGGTGCTCGGCGGAGCGGCCTCGCGCCGCCAGTGGACCCGGCCCGTCGACCTGAGCGAGGTACTGCGCTCCTCGGTCGCGGAGGTCGAGCAGTACACCCGGGTCAAGGTCGTGCCCCCCGCCGGCGGTTCCGTACGCGGCCACGCCGTCGCCGACGTCGTGCACCTGCTGGCCGAACTCGTCGAGAACGCCACCGTGTTCTCCGCCCCCGACACCGATGTCGTGGTGCGCGCGGAGCGGGTCACGGCCGGGATCGCGGTCGAGGTGGAGGACCGGGGCCTCGGCATGCCGCCCGAGGAGGCGCACCGGATGAACGCCCTGCTCGGCGACCCCGACCAGATCAGTGTCCGGCACCTGCTGGCCGACGGGCGGATCGGCCTCTTCGTCGTCTCCGCGCTGGCCCGCAGGCACGGGATCGCCGTCGAGCTCAAGTCGAACATCTACGGCGGCGTGCTCGCCGTACTGGTCCTGCCCCAGGAGCTGATGGGAGCCGAGGCGCCGAGCGCCGCCGACGCCCTGGGCGGCTCCCGGGCCACCTCCTGGGGGACCGGCGAGGGGGCGGGAGCGCCACGGCTGGAGCCCGTACGGGTACCCCTGCCCGGGCAGCCGGAGCCCTCTGCGGGTGCGGAACCGGTGGGTGCGGAACCCATGGGTGCGGAACCGGTGGTGACGGCCTCCGGCGTCACGATCGCGGCATCCCCGGCTGCCGCGCCCGTGAGGGCCGCCGCGGCGCCCGGCGCGCCGCCGCTCCCCGCCGTACCGGCCGCCAGGGACGGCGGCGAGCGCCCGCCGCTGCCCCGTCGGCGGGCCCAGGAACACCTCGCGCCGCAGCTGCGCGAGGCCCCCGTACCCCGGCCCGGCGGCGGCGCGGGCACGGAGCGGCCCGTACACGACCCCGGCCTGATGGCCGCCTTCCAACGGGGCTTCGGCCTCGCCCAGTCGGAGCACCAGACGTGA
- a CDS encoding DUF742 domain-containing protein → MRARARGTTAPGGPRDAPWLDDSAGRVIRPYTASGGRTRPSVALDLLSLVTATGVRPRGPLGAEHVLALRLCAGSAAVTVAEVAGHLRLPAVVVKVVLGDLMEHGAVTVRAPCFPTGGSFADDDQSLLRAVLDGLRKRL, encoded by the coding sequence ATGAGGGCCCGTGCCCGGGGGACGACGGCGCCGGGGGGACCGCGCGACGCGCCGTGGCTGGACGATTCGGCGGGCCGGGTGATCCGTCCGTACACCGCGAGCGGCGGGCGGACGCGACCGTCCGTCGCCCTCGACCTGTTGTCGCTGGTGACGGCGACCGGAGTGCGCCCGCGCGGCCCCCTCGGCGCCGAGCACGTCCTCGCGCTCCGGCTGTGCGCGGGCTCGGCCGCGGTCACCGTCGCCGAGGTGGCCGGACACCTGAGGCTGCCGGCGGTGGTGGTCAAGGTCGTCCTCGGCGACCTGATGGAACACGGGGCCGTGACGGTGCGGGCGCCGTGCTTCCCCACCGGCGGTTCCTTCGCCGACGACGACCAGTCCCTGCTCCGGGCGGTGCTCGATGGCCTGCGCAAACGGCTCTGA
- a CDS encoding GTP-binding protein, giving the protein MACANGSDPAARASSATLKILVAGGFGAGKTTFVGAVSEIEPLSTEELLSGPGEAADPLDGVEAKTTTTVALDFGRITLDERNVLYLFGTPGQQRFWFLWEELCTGALGAVVLADTRRLADCFPAVDFFERRRVGYIVAVNEFDGGHRYTPGEVRDAMGIGAEVPVVRCDARLPSSGTGVLAALVHHLLDASHPTRATHPEYEMSMRSARRAE; this is encoded by the coding sequence ATGGCCTGCGCAAACGGCTCTGACCCGGCCGCCCGCGCATCCTCCGCGACCTTGAAGATCCTGGTCGCGGGCGGATTCGGGGCGGGCAAGACCACCTTCGTGGGCGCGGTGAGCGAGATCGAGCCGCTGAGCACGGAGGAGCTGCTCAGCGGGCCGGGCGAGGCCGCCGACCCGCTCGACGGGGTCGAGGCGAAGACGACCACGACCGTGGCCCTGGACTTCGGCCGGATCACCCTCGACGAGCGGAACGTGCTCTACCTCTTCGGCACCCCAGGCCAGCAGCGATTCTGGTTCCTGTGGGAGGAGCTGTGCACGGGCGCGCTCGGGGCGGTGGTGCTCGCCGACACGCGCCGCCTCGCCGACTGCTTCCCCGCCGTGGACTTCTTCGAGCGGCGCAGGGTCGGCTACATCGTCGCCGTCAACGAGTTCGACGGCGGGCACCGCTACACCCCCGGCGAGGTGCGGGACGCCATGGGGATCGGCGCGGAGGTGCCCGTCGTGCGCTGCGATGCCCGCCTGCCGAGCTCCGGAACGGGGGTGCTGGCAGCCCTGGTCCACCACTTGCTCGACGCGTCGCACCCGACGCGTGCGACGCACCCGGAGTACGAGATGTCCATGAGGTCCGCGCGGCGCGCGGAGTGA